The Streptomyces sp. RKND-216 genomic sequence CGCCTTCGAGAACGGCGGCGAGCCGGAGGTGTGGCTCGGCAGCGCCGACATGATGCACCGCAACCTCGACCGGCGCATCGAGGCCATGGTGCGGGTCACCGACCCCGGCCACCGGGCCTCGCTGACGCGGCTGCTGGACAGCGGCACGGCGGACGGCACCGCGTCCTGGCACCTCGGCTCCGACGGGGAATGGACGCGGGTCGCCCACGACGGCGAGGGACAGCCGCTGCGGAACATCCAGGAAATGCTCATCGACGCGCGGAGACGGCGACGTGCCCCGACGACCTGACCGTCCGCCGCTCCGCCCCCTCGGCGGGGGCGGTACAGCGGCGCGCAGGACGTCGTCGCCCGCCCCGCGCCACCAGGGGGGAACGCCGTGACCACCGGACGACGCGCCGACGTCCGCGCCACCGAACGTCCGCGCCCCGCGCGGCAGACATCGCCGGAACCCGCCGCCCGCCGTGCGGCCTCGGCCGCTCCGCCGACGGCACCGGAACGGGCGGGTGCGGAGCCGGGAGCGCCCTCGGACCCGGACCCGCTCGGCGGCTACCTCCAGGCCCGGGCCGCCGCCCTCCTGCGCACCCTGCACGACCACCGGGAGGCCGCCGCCCACGCCGAGAGCGCCGCCGACGCGGCCGAGGCCGTACGCCGGCTGCGCCGCTCCTCCCGCCGCATCGGCGCCACGCTGCACACCTTCCGCCCGCTGTTCGACCCCGCCTGGGCCGAACAGCTCCGCACCGAACTGAGCTGGCTGTCCGGCACCCTGGCGCGCGAGTACGCCTACGGCGACCGGCTCGACCGGCTGCTCGCCGCGCTGCACCGCCTCGCCCACGACGGGGGCGCGATGACGCCCGTGCCGCCCCCGGCCACCACGCGGAGGGGCACGGCGGGGGAGGGGCGCGACCGGCGGGACGAGGCCCTCCCCGCAGGGGTCGCCCGCGCCGGAGCCCTGCTCGACCGCCGGCTCACCCTGGCCCGAACGCGCGCCCACTCCGCCGCGCTCCAGGCCCTCGGCTCCTCCCGCTTCCACGCCCTCGCGGACACCCTCGCCGTGCTGGCCTCCGAACCGCCCGAGACCCGCACCCCCGAGCCGGGCGAGGCTCCGTCCCTCGGCGCGCACGCCGAGCGGGCCCGCCTGCGGCTCCTCGACGCCGTCGACGGACTGCCGCTCGCCCGCTCCGAACACCCCTTCCACGCCGAGGCGCTGGCCCGGGCACTCTCCGCCGAGATGCAGGGCGACAGCGCCTGGCTGCACGTGCGGCTGCTCCTGCGGCTGCACCGGTACGCGCAGGAGGTCGTGGGCCCGGACGCGCAGGACCCGGCGCACGGCACGGCGCCCGGCACGGCTTACGACGCGGCGCTCGCCGCCGCGGGCCGGGAACTGGACCGGCACCACGACGCAGCGGAGGCCGCGGCCGCCGCCGCGGCGGCCGCCCGTACCCCGCGCATCGCCCCCGCCACGGCGTACGCCCTCGGCGTGCTGCACGCCGACCAGCGGCACGAGGTGGAGGCCGCCCGTTTCGCCTTCGGTCGCCACTGGACCGCGGCTGAGGACGGCCGCCTGCCGGACGGCCGTTCCGGCCCGGCCGGAGCCGTCGTCAGCCGGAGCGGCGGGGCGCGGGGGAGGTCCGCGGCGCGAGGGCGTGCCACTGGACGGTGACCTCGCCGTGCCGCCAGCGGCCCGGCCCGTCGACCAGCGGCCAGCCGTCGGCCAGCGCCTGCACGGCACGCACCCAGCGCTGCCGCGCGCCGAGCGCGCCGTACGGTGCCGCGGCCGCCCACGCCCGGTCGAAGTCACGCAGGAACGCGTACACCGGCTCGCCCGGCACGTTCCGGTGGATCAGCGCCTTGGGCAGCCGTTCGGCCAGGTCGGAGGGCCGGTCCAGACCGGCGAGCCGGGCCGCGAACGTCACCGTGCGCGGGCCCTCCGGCCCGAGTGCCACCCAGACGTGGCGGCGGCCGATCTCGTCGCAGGTCCCCTCGACGAGCAGCCCGCCCGGCGCCAGCCGGGCCGCGAGGCGCTCCCAGGCGCCCCGCACCTCCTCCTCGGCGTACTGGCGCAGCACGTTCGCCGCGCGGATCAGCAGCGGACGCCGCTCCAGCGGCACCTCGAACCCGCCCGGCCGGAAGTCCAGTCCCTCCCGCGCGTACGGCCGTGCGGCGGCGACCCGCGCGGGGTCGATCTCCAGACCCACCACCCGCACGTCCCGGCGCACCCGCTTCAGGCGGGTCAGCAGCTCGACCGCCGTCCACGGCGCGGCGCCGTAGCCCAGGTCGACGGCGAGCGGCTCCTCCGACGCGCGCCGCAGCGCGGGTCCGTGCGCGTGGGCGATCCACCGGTCCATCCGGCGCAGCCGGTTCGGATGCGTCGTGCCCCGTGTCGCCGTCCCGACGGGACGTGAGGGGAGCCGGCCGACCATCCCCCGACCCTATCCCGCCCCTCCCTCCCGGCGGTGCGCGTCCCACTCCGCGTGGACTGCGCGAACGGTGCTTCGCCCTGACCGCCGGGTGTGCGGCGGTGAGGGGGTGCGCTGCCGCGCCGCGCATGCGGGGCGCGGTGAGGAATCCCGCCCCACCGGGCACCCGGCTCCGGACGGGCCCTCCGGACGGGCCCTCCGGACGGGCCCGCGCGGGCACGGTCCCAAGGCCCCCGACCGTCACGATTCGGCAAAGTCGAAATGCAGAGCAACCCCCACGGCGTTGTAGCCGTCGCACTACCGCCCACGGAGGAGGCACGCGACGTGAGCCAGTCCCCGTCCCGGCTCGGCGGCGGCCTCCGCCGCCGCACGCGCCCGCACGGTACGGCGCCCGGCGGCGTCGCCCCCGGCGGCGCCCCACAGGGCATGCTGCCGTCGCCACGTCACCTTCTGCACCCCCGGCGCCCCCGCCGCATCGCCATGCTGAGCGTGCACACCTCCCCGCTGCACCAGCCCGGCACCGGCGACGCGGGCGGCATGAACGTCTACATCGTCGAACTGGCCCGCCAGCTCGCCGCCGCGGGCATCGAGGTCGAGATCTTCACGCGCGCCACCACAGGTGCCCTCGACCCGACCGTCGAACTCGTCCCCGGCGTCCTCGTCCGCCACATCGACGCCGGCCCGTACGAAGGGCTGGCGAAGGAGGAGCTGCCCGCGCAGCTCTGCGCCTTCACCCACGGCGTGATGCAGGCGTGGGCCGGGCACCGGCCGGGCCACTACGACCTGGTGCACTCCCACTACTGGCTGTCCGGCCATGTCGGCTGGCTGGCCTCGCAGCGCTGGGGTGTCCCCCTGGTGCACACCATGCACACCATGGCCAAGGTCAAGAACGCCTTCCTGGCCGAGGGCGACACCCCGGAGCCGCCCGCCCGCGTGATCGGCGAGCAGCAGATCGTACGGGCCGCCGACCGGCTCATCGGCAACACCGCCGAAGAGGCCCGCGACCTGGTCCATCACTACGACGCCGACCCGGCGCGCACCGCCGTCGTACACCCCGGAGTGAACCTGGAGACGTTCCGGCCCGCCGACGGGCGGGCCGCGGCCCGCGCCCGGCTCGGGCTGCCGCAGGACGCGCTGATCCCGCTCTTCGCCGGCCGCATCCAGCCCCTCAAGGCCCCCGACGTCCTGCTGCGCGCCGTCGCGCAACTGGTCGACGCGGACCCCTCCCTCCGCTCCCGCCTGCTGGTGCCGGTGGTCGGCGGGCCCAGCGGCAGCGGCCTCGCCAAACCCGAACGCCTCCAGAAGCTCGCGGCCCGGCTCGGCATCGCCGACCTGGTCCGTTTCCGCCCGCCGGTCGGGCAGGCGCAGCTGGCCGACTGGTACCGCGCGGCGAGCGTGCTGGTGATGCCGTCGTACAGCGAGTCGTTCGGCCTGGTCGCCGTGGAGGCGCAGGCATGCGGCACGCCGGTGGTCGCCGCCTCCGTCGGCGGCCTCCCCGTGGCCGTACGCGACCGGGAGAGCGGCTTCCTCATCCCCGGCCACGACCCGGCCGACTACGCGCGCGCCCTGCGCCGCTTCCTCGACGACGACGCCCTCGGCGCCCGCATGGGCGAGGCAGCCGCCCGCCACGCCGCGGACTTCGGCTGGGACGCGGCGGCCGCCGCCACCGCCGAGACGTACACCGCCGCGCTCCAGTCCCGGCGCCGTCGCCTACGATCACTGCATGGCTGAGCCGACGCCGACGTCACCGACCGCTGTGCTGGAGCAGTCGCTCCGGGACGCCGACATCGACTGGGAGAACCCCTCCGACGGCACCTACGTCGTCACCCTCCCGGGCACCCGCAAACTGTCGACCACCTGCTCCCTCGTCGTCGGACGGCACTCCCTCTCCGTCAACGCCTTCGTGGTGCGCTGCCCCGACGCGAACCACGCCGAGGTGCACCGCTGGCTGCTGGAGCGCAACACCCGCCTCTACGGGGTGAGTTACGCGATCGACAGGCTTGGCGACGTCTACCTCGTCGGCCGCCTCCCGCTCGCCGCCGTCACGCCCGACGAGATCGACCGGCTCCTCGGCACCGTCCTGGAGAACGCCGACGGCTCCTTCAACACCCTCCTGGAGATGGGCTTCGCCGACGCCATCCGCAAGGAGTACGCCTGGCGCACCTCCCGCGGCGAGTCCACGCGCAACCTCGACGCCTTCGCCCACCTCGTCCGGGATGACACCCCAACACCAGGTCGAACGGGGTGACGCCACGCTGAGCGGGTGAGGGACAAGAGAACAGCCGGACGATGGCTCGGCGCCGCCGATGACTTCGTCCACCTGGCGATCGAGGACGGCACCCTCGGCCGGATCGGCGGCATCCAGCTCTACACGGGAAGCCATGGGACGGTGTACTTCCGGTACGACCCGGACGGTCCGCCCTCCCTGATCCTCACCAGGACCACCGCGTCGTAGGCCCCCGGTCCGCGCCTCGGACCGTCCCGAGGCCGCGCCCGCCCGGTCGTCTACGCTCGGACGCATGGCCGACGCACCGTACAAGCTGATCCTGCTCCGCCACGGCGAGAGCGAGTGGAACGCGAAGAACCTGTTCACCGGCTGGGTGGACGTCAACCTGACTGAGAAGGGCGAGAAGGAGGCCGTCCGCGGTGGCGAGCTGCTGACGGAGGCCGGCCTGCTCCCGGACGTCGTGCACACCTCGCTCCAGAAGCGCGCCATCCGCACCGCGAACCTCGCTCTCGAGGCCGCCGACCGCCACTGGATCCCCGTCCACCGCAGCTGGCGCCTCAACGAGCGCCACTACGGCGCCCTCCAGGGCAAGGACAAGGCCCAGACGCTCGCCGAGTTCGGCGAAGAGCAGTTCATGCTGTGGCGCCGCTCGTACGACACCCCGCCGCCGGAGCTCGCCGACGGCACCGAGTGGTCGCAGAGCGGCGACGCACGCTACGCCGACATCCCCAGCGAGCTGCGGCCCCGCACCGAGTGCCTCAAGGACGTCGTCGGCCGCATGATGCCCTACTGGTACGACGGCATCCTCCCCGACCTCCTCGCCGCCCGCACGGTTCTCGTCGCCGCCCACGGCAACTCGCTCCGCGCCCTGGTCAAGCACCTCGACGGCATCTCCGACGCCGACATCGCGGGCCTCAACATCCCCACCGGCATCCCGCTCTCCTACGAGCTCGACGCCGACTTCCGCCCCCTCAACCCCGGCGGCACCTACCTCGACCCCGACGCCGCCAAGGCGGCCATCGAGGCCGTCAAAAATCAGGGCAAGAAGAAGTAGCCAGCCCGATCAGGTCCCTGACCCGTACGCGGTGCGGGTCAGGCACGTCCGCGGTCGCGATGGACGGCGTCGGCGAAGACCCACCCCAGGAACACCGTCGGCTCGGCTCGGCTCGGCGGAGTGCGGGGGCCGGGCGGGCACCGTGTGCCCGCCCGGCCCCGTGACGACGGGGTGTTGGTGTCAGTCGCCGCAGCAGCTGCCGCCGCACTGGCAGGAGCCTCCGGACTGGCAGCCGCAGCCACAGCCGGAGCCGCAGCCGCAGGCGCCGAGCACCGGCGGGGGCGGGCTGTCGCGGGCCGTGGGGGAGAGGGGCGGGTGGGGCATGGTTCCTCCTCTTCGGGCGGGACTGTCATGCGCTCCGATCCCTGCCCGTCCGGACACGTCCTAGCCGTGCGCGGCCCCGGCGTGCGGGAGCGCGGCGGGGCGTACAGCGTGCGCCGGTTCCCGCCCGGAGTGCGTCACGCGCCCTCGGCGGGCTCCGTCGAGTCCGTGCCCGAAGGGGAGGAGGCGGGGGCAGCACCCGCCGGTGCACCGCCCTCGGTCAGCTCGTCGACGTAGTCGCCGGTGACGAGGTAGACCACGCGCCGGGCCACCGACACGGCATGGTCGGCGAACCGTTCGTAGTACCGGCCGAGCAGGGTGACGTCGACGGCCGTCTCGATGCCGTGCTTCCAGCGGTCGTCCATCAGGTGCTGGAAGAGCGTGCGGTGCAGGTCGTCCATCTTGTCGTCGTCGTGCTCCAGTTGGAGCGCGGTGTCGACGTCCTTGGTGATGATCACCTCGGCGGCCTTGGCCATCAGCCGCTGCGCGAGCTGTCCCATCTCCAGCAGCGTGGCCTGGAGGTCCCGCGGCACCGGGGAGTCGGGGAAGCGCAGCCGTGCGACCTTCGCCACGTGCTGGGCGAGGTCGCCCGAACGCTCCAGGTCCGCGCTCATCCGCAGCGACGTGACGACGATCCGCAGGTCCGTGGCGACGGGCTGCTGCCGGGCGAGCAGCTGGATGGCTTTGGTCTCCAGGTCGCGCTGGAGGTCGTCGACCTTCTCGTCCGCCGCGATCACGCTCTCGGCGAGCTTGAGGTCCGCGTCGAGCATCGCCGTGGTGGCGCGGCCGATCGCGGAGCCGGCGAGCCGTGCCATCTCGACCAGGCTGTCGCTGATCGAGTCCAGCTCCTCGTGGTACGCGTCCCGCATGCTTGTCCTTCCTCGCGTGGCGTGTCCGGGGGCGGACGGGCTGTTGCTCCGACCGGGTGGTTCGCCCCCCACGCTGCCACGTTCGGGGTGGAATGCGTCCTCTTCCGGCCGCACAAGTGAATCAGCTCCGACACCGAGGTGAACTCTGGGGGACGAGTGTTCGAGACCGCCCCGGAAGGGCTGGGGGCGTGCGGTTTCGGCCGCATAACCTGGGAGCCATGGACGTGAACGCGGCAGTCGCCGCAGTGGCCGCGATCGCCGGTGTCTGCACCGGCGTGATCGCCATGCTGGCGTTCCGGTGGAGCGAGCGCGAGCAGGCGCGCCCCACCCGTACCGCGCTGCACACCGACCCGGCGACGCTGCCGCCAGGCGTGGACACCGTCCTGTCCGTGCTCCGCTCGTCGGCCGTCGTGCTGGACGAGGCCGACGCCGTGGTGAAGGCCAGCTCCGCCGCGTACGCCCTGGGGCTGGTGCGCGGCGGACGGTTGACCGTGGACGAGATGCTGCGGATGGCCCGCGACACGCGCCGCGACGGAGAGATACGTCAGATCGAGCTGGACCTGCCGCGCCGCGGCTCGGGCCGGGGCGGCGACGCCCTCGCCGTGTCGGCGCGCGTGGCGCCGCTCGGGTCCCGCCTAGTGCTGCTGCTGGTCGAGGACCTGACGGAGGCCCGGCGGATCGAGGCGGTGCGCCGCGACTTCGTCGCCAACGTCAGCCACGAGCTGAAGACGCCGGTCGGCGCGCTGTCGCTGCTCTCGGAGGCCGTGATGGACGCCTCGGACGACCCCGAGGCTGTGGAACGCTTCGCCGGCCGGATGCAGAACGAGGCCACCCGGCTGACCAGCCTGGTGCAGGAGCTGATCGACCTCTCCCGGGTGCAGAACGACGACCCGCTGGAGGACTCGGAGCCGGTGCAGGTCACCGAACTGGTCGGGGAGGCGCTGGACCGCTGCCGGCAGTCGGCGTCGAACAAGCAGATCACCCTCGCGTCCGGAGGCACCGAGAACCTCCACGTGTGGGGGAACCGCGGGCAGCTCGCCGCCGCGCTCGGCAACCTCGTCGAGAACGCGGTCAACTACTCGCCGGCCCGTACCCGGGTCGGCATCGCCGGACGGCGCATCGCCGCGCCGGGCGGCGACCTCGTCGAGATCGCGGTGACCGACCAGGGCATCGGCATCTCGGCTGCGGACAAGGAGCGGATCTTCGAGCGATTCTACCGCGTCGACCCGGCCCGCTCCCGCGACACCGGTGGCACCGGCCTCGGCCTCGCCATCGTCAAGCACGTGGCCGCCTCGCACGGCGGAGAGGTCACCGTGTGGAGCGCGGAGGGCCAGGGCTCCACCTTCACCCTGCGGCTGCCGGAGGCCGGCAACGCCCGGGAGAAGGCGGAGTCCGGCCGCCACGAGCACCGCCTCAGCGGTGCGCTGCAGGAACCGTCCGACTTCGACGACGAGGACGACGGGGTGCACGACCCCACCACATCCCCATCACGACCACGTACATCTGACGCCCCGGAGGTCCTCCCGTGACCCGAGTGCTCGTCGTCGAGGACGAGGAATCGTTCAGCGACGCACTGTCCTACATGCTGCGCAAGGAAGGCTTCGAGGTCGCGGTGGCGTCCACGGGGCCGGAAGGGCTTGACGAGTTCGAGCGGAACGGCGCCGACCTGGTGCTGCTCGACCTGATGCTGCCGGGCCTGCCCGGGACGGAGGTGTGCCGGCAGCTCCGCGGCCGCTCCAACGTCCCCGTGATCATGGTGACCGCCAAGGACAGCGAGATCGACAAGGTCGTGGGGCTGGAGATAGGAGCCGACGACTACGTGACGAAGCCCTTCTCCTCCCGGGAGCTGGTCGCCCGGGTGCGCGCGGTGCTGCGGCGCCGCGGCGAGCCGGAGGAGGTCGAGCCGGCGGCGCTGGAGGCCGGACCGGTGCGCATGGACGTCGACCGGCACGTGGTGACTGTCGGAGGCGGCAAGGTGGACCTGCCGCTGAAGGAGTTCGACCTGCTGGAGATGCTGCTGCGGAACGCCGGCCGCGTGCTGACCCGCATGCAGCTCATCGACCGGGTGTGGGGCGCGGACTACGTCGGCGACACCAAGACGCTGGACGTGCACGTCAAGCGTCTGCGGGCGAAGATCGAGCCCGACCCGGGCGCGCCCCGCTACCTGGTCACGGTGCGCGGCCTGGGCTACAAGTTCGAGCCCTGACCGGACCGCCTCCAGGGTGCTGCACGTCGGCGCGCCGCGGGGCAGGACGAGAGCGGCCGGGGGCCGGCGGATCTCCGCCGGCCCCCGGCCGCTTCCGTCTGCGGGTGTGCCGGCGCTACTCGCCGGCCGGGCTCTCGCCCGTCGCGGGTTCGGTGTTCTCCTCGCCGGGCGTGGGAGAGCCGGTCGGGGAGCCCGTGGGCGACCCGGTGGGTTCGCCGGTCTCCTCGCCGGGGCGCGGCGACGGGTTGCCGGTGGGCGCGCCGGAGGGGGTCGGCCGCGCGCTGGGGGCGAAGCGCTCGTAACCGTCGTGGTCCGAAGGCACGACCGCGGCGCGCAGTTCCACCTTGCCGGTGCGGCTGAAGACGAAGGTGACGGCCTGCATCTCGCCGGGGCTGACCGTGCCCGGGCCCGGTACGAACGCGGAGGCGTGGCCCTCGCCGCCCAGCGCCAGGTGGCCCTCGGCGGGCACCGTGAGGGAGTTCTTCCCCGCGGGCGGGCTCAGCCTGACGCGGCCGTCGACGCCCTTGATGCGGATGGCCTCGAGGGTTTCCGGTTTCCGGCTGTCGTTGAAGATGCGGGCCGACACGCCGACGGGACCGTCTCCGCCCTCGGTGGTGATGATGTTGACGGCCTCGACCTTGATCGGGCCGGCCTGCTTGCTGGCGCTGTCCGGCTCGACCTGCAGGGTCGCGGCGTTGTCCCCCGCGCCGCACGCGGTGAGCGTGAGGACGCAGGAGGCGAGGGCGGTGGCGGCGAGGGTGCCGCGTCGAAGGCTGCTGCTCACGGCGGCGGCAACTCCTAGGACGAGCTCTGGCGGCCGAACGGCGTGCCCGGTCGCGGACGGTGGTCGGTTGTGGGCTCACAGGCTACCGACCCCGCGC encodes the following:
- a CDS encoding class I SAM-dependent methyltransferase — translated: MVGRLPSRPVGTATRGTTHPNRLRRMDRWIAHAHGPALRRASEEPLAVDLGYGAAPWTAVELLTRLKRVRRDVRVVGLEIDPARVAAARPYAREGLDFRPGGFEVPLERRPLLIRAANVLRQYAEEEVRGAWERLAARLAPGGLLVEGTCDEIGRRHVWVALGPEGPRTVTFAARLAGLDRPSDLAERLPKALIHRNVPGEPVYAFLRDFDRAWAAAAPYGALGARQRWVRAVQALADGWPLVDGPGRWRHGEVTVQWHALAPRTSPAPRRSG
- a CDS encoding ATP-binding protein, with amino-acid sequence MDVNAAVAAVAAIAGVCTGVIAMLAFRWSEREQARPTRTALHTDPATLPPGVDTVLSVLRSSAVVLDEADAVVKASSAAYALGLVRGGRLTVDEMLRMARDTRRDGEIRQIELDLPRRGSGRGGDALAVSARVAPLGSRLVLLLVEDLTEARRIEAVRRDFVANVSHELKTPVGALSLLSEAVMDASDDPEAVERFAGRMQNEATRLTSLVQELIDLSRVQNDDPLEDSEPVQVTELVGEALDRCRQSASNKQITLASGGTENLHVWGNRGQLAAALGNLVENAVNYSPARTRVGIAGRRIAAPGGDLVEIAVTDQGIGISAADKERIFERFYRVDPARSRDTGGTGLGLAIVKHVAASHGGEVTVWSAEGQGSTFTLRLPEAGNAREKAESGRHEHRLSGALQEPSDFDDEDDGVHDPTTSPSRPRTSDAPEVLP
- a CDS encoding YbjN domain-containing protein, producing the protein MAEPTPTSPTAVLEQSLRDADIDWENPSDGTYVVTLPGTRKLSTTCSLVVGRHSLSVNAFVVRCPDANHAEVHRWLLERNTRLYGVSYAIDRLGDVYLVGRLPLAAVTPDEIDRLLGTVLENADGSFNTLLEMGFADAIRKEYAWRTSRGESTRNLDAFAHLVRDDTPTPGRTG
- a CDS encoding phosphoglyceromutase is translated as MADAPYKLILLRHGESEWNAKNLFTGWVDVNLTEKGEKEAVRGGELLTEAGLLPDVVHTSLQKRAIRTANLALEAADRHWIPVHRSWRLNERHYGALQGKDKAQTLAEFGEEQFMLWRRSYDTPPPELADGTEWSQSGDARYADIPSELRPRTECLKDVVGRMMPYWYDGILPDLLAARTVLVAAHGNSLRALVKHLDGISDADIAGLNIPTGIPLSYELDADFRPLNPGGTYLDPDAAKAAIEAVKNQGKKK
- a CDS encoding response regulator transcription factor is translated as MTRVLVVEDEESFSDALSYMLRKEGFEVAVASTGPEGLDEFERNGADLVLLDLMLPGLPGTEVCRQLRGRSNVPVIMVTAKDSEIDKVVGLEIGADDYVTKPFSSRELVARVRAVLRRRGEPEEVEPAALEAGPVRMDVDRHVVTVGGGKVDLPLKEFDLLEMLLRNAGRVLTRMQLIDRVWGADYVGDTKTLDVHVKRLRAKIEPDPGAPRYLVTVRGLGYKFEP
- the phoU gene encoding phosphate signaling complex protein PhoU, with product MRDAYHEELDSISDSLVEMARLAGSAIGRATTAMLDADLKLAESVIAADEKVDDLQRDLETKAIQLLARQQPVATDLRIVVTSLRMSADLERSGDLAQHVAKVARLRFPDSPVPRDLQATLLEMGQLAQRLMAKAAEVIITKDVDTALQLEHDDDKMDDLHRTLFQHLMDDRWKHGIETAVDVTLLGRYYERFADHAVSVARRVVYLVTGDYVDELTEGGAPAGAAPASSPSGTDSTEPAEGA
- the mshA gene encoding D-inositol-3-phosphate glycosyltransferase; this translates as MLPSPRHLLHPRRPRRIAMLSVHTSPLHQPGTGDAGGMNVYIVELARQLAAAGIEVEIFTRATTGALDPTVELVPGVLVRHIDAGPYEGLAKEELPAQLCAFTHGVMQAWAGHRPGHYDLVHSHYWLSGHVGWLASQRWGVPLVHTMHTMAKVKNAFLAEGDTPEPPARVIGEQQIVRAADRLIGNTAEEARDLVHHYDADPARTAVVHPGVNLETFRPADGRAAARARLGLPQDALIPLFAGRIQPLKAPDVLLRAVAQLVDADPSLRSRLLVPVVGGPSGSGLAKPERLQKLAARLGIADLVRFRPPVGQAQLADWYRAASVLVMPSYSESFGLVAVEAQACGTPVVAASVGGLPVAVRDRESGFLIPGHDPADYARALRRFLDDDALGARMGEAAARHAADFGWDAAAAATAETYTAALQSRRRRLRSLHG
- a CDS encoding CHAD domain-containing protein — translated: MTTGRRADVRATERPRPARQTSPEPAARRAASAAPPTAPERAGAEPGAPSDPDPLGGYLQARAAALLRTLHDHREAAAHAESAADAAEAVRRLRRSSRRIGATLHTFRPLFDPAWAEQLRTELSWLSGTLAREYAYGDRLDRLLAALHRLAHDGGAMTPVPPPATTRRGTAGEGRDRRDEALPAGVARAGALLDRRLTLARTRAHSAALQALGSSRFHALADTLAVLASEPPETRTPEPGEAPSLGAHAERARLRLLDAVDGLPLARSEHPFHAEALARALSAEMQGDSAWLHVRLLLRLHRYAQEVVGPDAQDPAHGTAPGTAYDAALAAAGRELDRHHDAAEAAAAAAAAARTPRIAPATAYALGVLHADQRHEVEAARFAFGRHWTAAEDGRLPDGRSGPAGAVVSRSGGARGRSAARGRATGR
- a CDS encoding DUF461 domain-containing protein, producing MSSSLRRGTLAATALASCVLTLTACGAGDNAATLQVEPDSASKQAGPIKVEAVNIITTEGGDGPVGVSARIFNDSRKPETLEAIRIKGVDGRVRLSPPAGKNSLTVPAEGHLALGGEGHASAFVPGPGTVSPGEMQAVTFVFSRTGKVELRAAVVPSDHDGYERFAPSARPTPSGAPTGNPSPRPGEETGEPTGSPTGSPTGSPTPGEENTEPATGESPAGE